ACGAAACTCTCCCGAGGTATTTAACTACCTTTTATATTGTGATATAGATTTAAATAAATTGGATAGAGATGGTAAAACTCCATTACATTACAGTACAGCCTATAATAATCTTGAGTTTACAAAATTATTGTTAGACTCTAAGAAAATTGAAAAAGGTATAAAAGATCAATATGGTAATAATCCGATGTGGGGTGCCGTTTTTAATTCACGTGGATACTATGATGTAGTTAGATTACTAATGGAGCATAGGGTTGATGCAACATCTAAAAATAATAGTGGTAGATCTGCACTGGATTTTGCAAAACAAATTGAAGATGAAGAATTAATTGAGATTCTTAAGTCTTAATTTTTATGATCCTGAATTATGAAACAGGCATTGAATTTCAATTCTGCGTTTTAATTATATCGCAAAATAGAATGATCAAAGTATGAAAGCAGAAGAATTAGTAAAGATTCTCAATAGAGATGTTATTAGAGGAAATTTAGAGTTATATCAAAAACAGCGCAGGTGCTCCTGAAATTATTGATACCAACAACTACTGCCCTTTTGGGATGAACCACATCTCAGATTCGTTCAGTACTTCAGGTTTCGGAAGTTTCTAAAGCTATAAATATAATGGCAAAGAACTTCAGGAAACAGGAATGTATGATTATGGAGCAAGAATGTACATGCCGGACTTAGGAAGATGGGGAGTTATTGATCCATTGGCTGAAGCATCCAGAAGGTTTACACCCTACCATTATGGAAACAACAACCCGATAAGGTTTATCGATCCAGATGGAAGAATTACAGTAGATAACCTGCAGGGAGGGTACAGTACTGGAAGTGCAGTTATGGATTTTTTTAGCAGAAATGGTTTAACAGATAAAAGGAATATGCCTATGCTTTTCCGTGATGAAAGTGGAATGATGATAGAAACCGAAGCCTTGGGTAAAGATGGTGAAGGTGGTGGTAGCGAACCTGCTCAAGGTCCTAAACCTGGTATTTTTAAGAGTATAGGTAATTTCTTCAGAAGACTAGTTGGTAAAAGTAAACATGCTGCTGTGGGGGTTTTATCTGTGGGGGTTATTACACTTGAAACCATAGCTCCTTCTATAGAAATGAGTGCAGCAGCAGAGGCAGCGGGATATGGAAGAATAGGTATATGGGGATTACCTTTAATGCTTAATGGAGACAGCGGCTTTTCTGCAAATTCTAAACCGATTACGGGTGCTATTGATATTCCTGTTACAACAACAGCTGATGAATCAGAGCCAGAATTTGAATATTTTTATAGAGCAATGTCTTATAATGAATACAATAAAGCAGGTGGATATTTAACACAACAATTGAATGATTTGGGAATGGATATGGGAGAAGGACCATATGTAACTAGAAGACTAGAATATGCACAAAAAGCAAGTTTCAGTTTCGGATATGCTGACCAATATGACATTATTGTTCAATACACTGTCCCACAAGGAACATATGAAATGTTTAAAAGTATTTCTCTCCCTGCTCGAGGAACAACAATGAGACAAAGTGAACAACTAGGGCTACCCATTAAAAAGAGAGAAGATGGTGATTATAATTTTTCTTTTTATGGTAGAAACACGGCAATTTTTAATTCAACAATTATTGGATTGCCACAAATTATTTCAATAAAAAAATAAAACATGCAAAATTTTAATTTATTCATTTCAGCAATTGAGAATGACTATGATGACCAAATCGATGATTATAAAAAAATAATATTAAAAAATCCAGATAATTTTTTTGTTGAATTATCAGATTTCGTTGTTGATAATTCAAAAGAATATGATAGGCTACAATATATTGTAGATTTATATAACATATTTGATATTTCTCAGAAAGGCTTAGATATTGTGAAAAAAGTTGGAAATCTTATATTTTCATTGTATATAGAAATAATTGACGATCTTATTAAGAATAAGGAAGAATATTATATATATAGTTATATAGACTTTCTATACACAAATAATTCTTTTTTAAAAAAACACGAACAACTTTTCTTTGAAAAAAGTTTTAATGTTCTATGTTCAAATTTAAATAAAGAAGAATCAAGTTGGTTTATTATTTCTTGTTATAGATTAATTGATTTATATTTTAAATTTGATGAGAACAATGTTTATATTAAAAAATATTTATTAGTCGGCAATAATAAATTAATAAAAAATTACATATTACTAAAAATCCCCCCCATTAACTAGGATAATCCTCTAAATGTGTTACTAAATTAGAGTATTGATACCCAATACTCTAATTTAAAAATGGCAAAGAACTTCAGGAAACAGGATTGTTTGATTATGGCTGGAGAGAGTATATGCCGGATTTGGGAAGATGGAACGGGATAGATCAGCTGGCAGAAAGCTACCTTTCTACAAGTCCATATGCTTATGTTGCTAATAACCCTGTTTTAATGACAGATCCTGATGGAAGATGGATGGATGACACAGGACTACGGGACAGACCTTTGGGTTTCATGGTTCTTCATATAGACCTCTACTGTCATTCAGCACGTATGATGGTATGCACACTAATGAAGGTGCAGGCGTTACTGATAATGGAAATAACAGGATTGCACAAGGTCCTAAGCCTAATATTTTTAAGACAATAGGTAATTTCTTTAGAAGACTAGTTGGTAAAAGTAAACATGCTGCTGTGGGGGTTTTATCTGTGGGGGTTATTACACTTGAAACCATAGCTCCTTCTATAGAAATGAGTGCAGCAACAGCAGAGGCAGCGGGATATGGAAGAATAGGTATATGGGGATTACCTTTAATGCTTAATGGAGACAGCGGCTTTTCAGCAAATTCTAAACCGATTACGGGTGCTATTGATATTCCTGTTACAACAACAGCTGATGAATCAGAGCCAGAAGAAATGATTACTTTGTATCGAGGAGTATGCATAGGATATGATGACTTTACAAGGCAGAGCTGTTCCTCTTGGTGGGCATAGTGACCCTAAATTACATAATTGGGGAGATACGGAGAGTATTTTCACATCTTGGACAACAAACGAAAATGTAGCTGCAAAATTCGCAAATAAAAATGGCGGTGGTGTGATTTTAAAAAATCTTT
The window above is part of the Chryseobacterium sp. MA9 genome. Proteins encoded here:
- a CDS encoding ankyrin repeat domain-containing protein is translated as MDKNSISEVFHMIDLNNLEDLREIVNESNVNLFINEFGQNLLHMAITRNSPEVFNYLLYCDIDLNKLDRDGKTPLHYSTAYNNLEFTKLLLDSKKIEKGIKDQYGNNPMWGAVFNSRGYYDVVRLLMEHRVDATSKNNSGRSALDFAKQIEDEELIEILKS
- a CDS encoding RHS repeat domain-containing protein — protein: MYDYGARMYMPDLGRWGVIDPLAEASRRFTPYHYGNNNPIRFIDPDGRITVDNLQGGYSTGSAVMDFFSRNGLTDKRNMPMLFRDESGMMIETEALGKDGEGGGSEPAQGPKPGIFKSIGNFFRRLVGKSKHAAVGVLSVGVITLETIAPSIEMSAAAEAAGYGRIGIWGLPLMLNGDSGFSANSKPITGAIDIPVTTTADESEPEFEYFYRAMSYNEYNKAGGYLTQQLNDLGMDMGEGPYVTRRLEYAQKASFSFGYADQYDIIVQYTVPQGTYEMFKSISLPARGTTMRQSEQLGLPIKKREDGDYNFSFYGRNTAIFNSTIIGLPQIISIKK
- a CDS encoding RHS repeat domain-containing protein; this translates as MFDYGWREYMPDLGRWNGIDQLAESYLSTSPYAYVANNPVLMTDPDGRWMDDTGLRDRPLGFMVLHIDLYCHSARMMVCTLMKVQALLIMEITGLHKVLSLIFLRQ